catttattaaaaatatacatttagtaaatatgtaaaaatgttcaatCGATCATTAGCAATTTCTTtaactgataaaaataattaattgtagaattaatataattgatataatcatTGTttcataacatttattaaaaatatacatttagtaaatatgtaaaaatgttcaatCGATCATTGAGATACAATATGTAACACCATCTTTATGACACACGTGCACAGCAATTTCTTTAATTGAttgtagaataaatataatataatcgtgATATAATCGTTGGCCCATCacatttattaacttttcatatatttgtatacatatacaatatacatatatcatatgtGGTCCCtgcgtaaaaaatactttaaacatatatgtacatatgaaTGTACATATGAATACAGTACATATGgataaatatgtcaattatattattactgtcATGGTAGCATCTTAACATTTTAGTATCGCAATATTAtgctaaaattatttcttaaataacaaaaatgttaaaacaatcaaatatataattttatctcacATAAGAGAATGTagtttataaagatatttatccGCATCGTCTTTACatgctatttaatattttttgtgcttCCTGCCTTGCCTTCTGATCTTCGTCATCCCTCGCCAGAAATTCAGCTGcttttttcaaatactttTTCGCATCTTCCTTACGATTCAATTTCAAATATGTCTTTCCTAACATTAGTAAATTGCGACTGTAAAAATTTGGATCAGCCTTCTCGGCTTTCTCGTAATACATCAACGCTTCTTCAAAGGACGAAGTTGGTGGTTCCCCAAATATGAAGGATGCTAATTTTCGTTGATACCATGTCAAATTCGAAACCTCGTAGCACCAGCATCCGAGCTGGTAAAACAGCATTGCGTCATCAGGTTTTAATTCCAACGCTCtctacaatataaaattataaaaataacaatgattTGAGATGATTCTATCTACAATCATTGCCGTAATAATTTGTGAGATCATTTTCATACacacttttacattatttataaaatataatatatcattattttaattgcgaattaaaatccataatcagattaattatttgccAAATATCTTACCAGGATATGTTTCTTGATATTGTACGATTCTTTTATTTGTGCTTTTGTACCTTCCAGGAGACTCTTATAATGAAGAAACGCAGACATCCACTTGTGTACTGCATAGTGATCTTCTTGAATGTCAAGAGCCGTACGTAACACATCGTATCCTTCATAAGTTAACTTTCGTGCTTCAATGTCACTAGccatttcaaacattttataaatagctCTACTTAAACGCCACAAGATTTCAACATCCTTATTATCCtacaaaagatatattagAGTTATGTATAGCTGCACAGCTTATACATTacaattgtatgtatataagtgaatatatagatatgtgttatatgtatatatattttagataatttgaTTTACCTTATATCTTGACAAAAGATCGTATAAACTTCTATAATCTCCCCGATCAAAAAGCGTATCTGCTTTGGTAAGAAGTTCCTCTGTTGTAACTTGGGCTTTGTCCTCGTCGTTGTTTTTCACAATCCCTATTCCCATTACAGTGAATGGCGACATTATTGTTATCTTCCTGATAATTTGCATACTATCTTCCGtctggaaaaaaattatcttgacTTATTGATACTTAAATAATACAGCTATTGCTATACCATATTTTGACAATTGTGTCCCCATACCTTACGTGCTggataagtatttttatattgaactGCTCTTTGAAGAATTCTACTGGAGTTTGTAACACGATATAATCTTCGCAGCAGCATCTTGTACTTTAGCTATTGATATCGATTGCAGAACTATTATTTTAGAGAAAGTACAGTTGTACGATGAATTGTCAACGCACTGAAACTGATTGCGAGTTTAACCTACGAACCGTTGTAGCCGTTACACCAAAACTATAATACTTTAATCGCGGTAGATTACAATTCTCcaacatttttcaaacatttatgCTGATCCACGTTAACGTTAcgcatgtaaatttttatatgtgctcatatattatgtatatactgTCTGCATTTCGTGCATACGTCAACCAAagtgtacatacacacacacacgataCGAATGGTTGTGTGTATAACCAGCCGCCAGccgtgtatatatacgtgttaTCAGTTAATGTACTGTAACACGAATCGGTGCAATCGAGGCGGATGACCCAATAAGTGCAAGATAGACATTTAACATgcttacacacacatacatctTCTCTGCATATCATATTGAGCGTAGCGCGTGTAATGTAGACATGATTATTCTACATCGAACGCATAtctttggaaaaataatattaatctataCGCTATCAATACTGTTAATAGTAAacataatagtaatagtaaacGTGGAGTAAATGTAACATTTCAGCTaacaaatagtaataattatataaaaacgcATTGAGTATAagctaaattttattagatgtaaaaataaagtgGTCATAATTTTGGGAATAAATAAGCCGATTAGTGTGGCTGAATTAGATCTTTATTTGGAAGATACACAGGTATTCATAGGATAGTTTAACGTAATCGAGATAGGGGAGGTTGGGGTGGATAGTGATTAAACACAAATGTACAAACGAAATACAATAAACAGTACTTTTCAGTGTGGTGCGTGGCTTATTGGCGGCGCAGTATAAGAAACAtatcat
The window above is part of the Temnothorax longispinosus isolate EJ_2023e chromosome 8, Tlon_JGU_v1, whole genome shotgun sequence genome. Proteins encoded here:
- the LOC139817315 gene encoding regulator of microtubule dynamics protein 1, with translation MLLRRLYRVTNSSRILQRAVQYKNTYPARKTEDSMQIIRKITIMSPFTVMGIGIVKNNDEDKAQVTTEELLTKADTLFDRGDYRSLYDLLSRYKDNKDVEILWRLSRAIYKMFEMASDIEARKLTYEGYDVLRTALDIQEDHYAVHKWMSAFLHYKSLLEGTKAQIKESYNIKKHILRALELKPDDAMLFYQLGCWCYEVSNLTWYQRKLASFIFGEPPTSSFEEALMYYEKAEKADPNFYSRNLLMLGKTYLKLNRKEDAKKYLKKAAEFLARDDEDQKARQEAQKILNSM